Sequence from the Zeugodacus cucurbitae isolate PBARC_wt_2022May chromosome 2, idZeuCucr1.2, whole genome shotgun sequence genome:
CATAGGTTACACATAACAACCTGCAAGTTCTACATCCAGGTGGAGACGGAGCAACAAAGAGGAATAGTTAGCGTTACTACTCGAGTTACTCTCAGATCGAGCGTTGacaattttgctaaaattttctCCAACATACGTGCGGGCGGCATTTTCAAAAGTTACTGCTTCTAACCATTCAGGTTGTTTGCCAGAATCGTTTTCGACATTAAGATTTGTTTTTGGATTCATTGCGGTTTGGTAAGCCTTTGAAGAATACATTTAAGAAAAGactcataatttaaaaaagaaccAAATAGCTATAAAGGTATGAAATGGATGGCGTGTTAGATAAACGAAATATAGATGTCGCTTAAGATTGTGGGCGGAGCCATACAGTCCTTATTGCAAAACATCTAAGCATATCATCCCTTAAAATAAATGAGTACACAAAATTGATGTCCTACCCTCGTAAAACATATAATTCTGTACTGCAAGTAAGGGAAGGCGAAAGGTGACCCAGCCAAACATTAGTACTCTCACAATTTTGTAAAAGTCGAACCTATGAACTGATTACAACTAGTCTTCATTACATGGTGTCACCGAATGTAATGGAAATAATGGAAAGTAAGCCAAATTCAAGTTTACTTGGTATACAAAGACCAAAACCTGAATGGGATGGTTTCATATATTAGCTGGGAGTAGGTATTGTAGTACAACCAATTTTAAATAGGACAGAGCTATTGCACAATAATGTCAACTACCTCAAAGTGGCAagcaaatgttttaaattttagcaATTTCTATATCAGACCAAACCAAATTCGTCTCATTGTTTTGATTATTTCGATATTACGTAACCCTGCAAATTGCACTAAAGgaggaatatatttttatatttataatgacGCCCATTTAGCCCATCGTACAGGTCTCTAATCTTAGATCCCAACTTATCGTAGATATTGTCATATTCACTGggcatttcaattaaataagcattttaatttacggactttatttttagaaatatcagCATTTTTTATCAATATCTGTACAATCATATCACACTTCATGTAGGCTTACACGTCCGTATTGTCAATTAAgcccaattaatatttttattagtttcgtGACGGGCAGATAATTATCACTTTTCATTAGTATATACATTTTAGTTGCTGTTGTTAACAATTGATTTAGTAAATCAGAAAATAAACTttcatatatgtgtataaataagcAATCTAAGCACTTTTTACCTTTTTATCTATCACATGCATTACACCCGAATAGTTCTTTTTGTACTGATAATTTCTGAGTACATTTCGATCATTTTATATCAAGGAAAACAATTGCTTACATTTCATTTGTGGTGAAAAATAAGTTGAAAGTACGGTTATGAATTGTACAAATTTTAACACTAACATTTACCTCaggatatgaaaatatatttgtgttttatttgcCCGTTTGCAGCGGTCGCACCAAATGTTTGCCGAACGAGTGCTGGTTATGGTACCAAATGATTAATAATTTGCTCCGATTTCGCATTAGTCGAACTATATTTGTGGTAGAAAATTACCACATTATAATTTGCTCTGTTTCGATTTATAGCCGGTGAATAAAGATACAACAATATTCATTCGTCATGCCAGCGAATTCAATTTTACTCCCCGCAATTCCCCGTAAACATCAACAATGGCAAGCACGGCCGCCTTCAACACTTTCTATGTATGGTATCGGTATCATTATGTGATAGGCAAAGCGGCTCATATCACAAGAACTCTGAGTGCCTCTATTAGCTTTTGATTGATAAGTCTGTTTTGCGCGTAGTTGGCTGATTCGAATAGTTGAATACTTTCGTGGACGCATTTGAATGATTGCTTATCATCGGGACATGTGATGCCATTTCTTttcccatatatacatatgtatatgcattagtacctatgtatgtatacaaagaCTTATGCAggtgcatatttatttgaaatatgctGTCAAATAATCTGACGTGGAAAAGGTGAAATCCCCTAACGGCTTCAGGATGTGTACGTTCCAGGTTGTGATTCACATTCAACTTAGGAAGatacatatttcaattaatcccatttcatttcaatttagcTTTAATTGGCGTTAATTGGTGTGCATTTTATTCGTTTTCAAGAGTTGCTATAGGTGTGGATTTAAAACAATTGAGGGAAATGTGTTATGCACTACAGagtttatgtatgtatcttcCATTCACTGATATAAACTTTTAGTTTTCTGAAAAATACTAGATCaatgtacaaatacatataaaaatggtGAATTGGCCTTCATTTAACAGGAATTTCAATCTCTGAAAAAATCGTTTGTTTAGGCATGAAAATGATATTCTACCACTTACATATATGACAATACTACGTATGCTCCAAATGCTGGTCGCCAAAAACCTTTTGAAATACCAACCggttctataaaatatataaatgcagaAGTTATAAATACCCGTACACCAGTTTATagaattttcgtttaaattattttctgtgTTCTTGAAAAGGGAAGCAGAATTGTACATAATTCAACGACAATTCCATTTCGTTTGATTTCTTTTTGGGTAGCTTAAATTGCTTCATATTCCGGCTTAACGACATTGAATTGACTAATGAGTTGACaaacaaaacatttaaaaatacgtGTTTCCATATTTTTGGCTCAATTAGAGCTTTTGTGCCAAAGCTCTcgcatatattatacatacatatatgttttgttttattgttcttCTGTTAATTTTCTTAGTTTTAGCAATCTCAGACTTATTCGCATTTTAAgagatttcataaaatttactcATTGAGCACTTGATTGTGAGAAGTAACAGTTAGATTAGCTCGAGTATCAGCGACAAGATTGACGCTTTCACTTACGCATTTGTATGTTTCTTCGAAAATTCAGACAACAAGAAACATCCgaaaatgtgtatttatgttGAAAGTGTATATTATGATTtgacaaattctcataaatgaCGTCATGACTATGTATTTCAAAGCAGTTGCTGCATTTCATTTACAGAAACAAAAACTACttctgtataaatattttgaagtatGTATTTACTGATTTCGGTACTGTAACTCAACATAACATCATGATTTCCACGCCAATCAATTAGTAGTTAGTTCACAACATCATTACTGAAGAATACTCCAAAATGCCACAAATGAACCGATAATTTTTCCAAGACAAGTGCGAATTACTACCACAAAGcatattacttttatttcactGCAAAGCACTACATATTTGAAATGACTAAAGGTTTCCGGACTTCAGGAAATGATTCTGTTAATTTCATTGGTACCtaatcattatatttttattttcactattaGAAGCGCCCAATAATTCAcatgttattgttgtaactAACACTCATACTTCGAAGACACCGAGATTGCTCATCCAGGGCATCACAATTTCCAAATGTTTGCGGTATCTGGGATTGAAAAACATTAAAGTTCTGAACCGATCACCATCATCTGAATCGCTTATGAAGCTGTCTATATTAGCATCTTTATTGGGTTCCAGTAACGCCGCTGCCATAACACCGAAAACCGTTGATAATcctattatattaataaaaaatatattatatataaaaaatacatgtatgtgtatgtacatagaatCAAAATAGTAtgaggaaattatttttaaatgataattttcccaaatatttatatttctttttaaatcacTTACCCCATATCCCATACTTTATAATTGAGCAATGAATTTCTTTCAATGTTGGCAATTTTTTGGGGTACTTCAAAAGTGTCAAGTTCTTCACTAAGTTTTCATGGTAGAATTTAATAAGATAGTTAAATTGTTCGATTTTTAATTCGTATGAAGTAGATGATAACAAGAAATACAGCAAATCCTTCGCAGGAGAGCCATAATTAACCATTTGGTAGTCGATAAGTATCGTGTCTACAATTTTGCCTTCTGCGTCATATTTAAACATGATATTGTTGCTCCAGCAATCACCGTGGTTCAAAACATTAAACTCATTTGGATCATACTTGGATGTAGTGAACAATAAATcggtaatattatttaaaacattcACCTGagtgttaaaattattaaatccgATTAGAAAGTTAAGaataaaagaacaacaaaagaaTCTAGTGAGTCACTTACCAAATCGTCCATGTAGTTTTCACTACCCTCGATTGTTTTTATGGAGGACAAAAATGTTGGTTTAATTGATGCGCAAAAGTTATGCATAGTTTCTCGCTGGGATTCGCTGAACATACCTCCGATGAATATCTCGGGGAATATACCTTTAGTCTCGACACGTGTAGCAGAAACTGCATGCCACTGAGCTAAACGTTCAAGCACTGCTTTTGTATGCTCCAAGTTGAGGCCCTCCAATCGATTAGCGTTCTTATAGCCCAGAGGCCGAAGATCTTCCAACAAAATTACACCAAATTCCGAAGGTGTCTCGATATTATAACAATTCGCGGAAAACATTGCATTGACACCGACATCAAGGTACATCTTGTTGAACTCTGGTAGAACTTCATGATACATCCTATattcgatttcgaaaatattatgcTTTCGCATCATATCCTTTAGAATTTCGTTTTCCTGTGGCAGCTTCATCATGAGCGAGATTGATTCCTTTGAAGCATCTGCAGTTCAAATGGCCGAgttgaagcaaaataaaaatatattttaaataaaacacgtttTGAATATGTTCTTTAGTTCGTAAATGCTCACTAACCTGATAGTTCAACGTCTATATGAATACGTAGCATGACAGTAGCATAGTTTTCTCCAGCAGCCAATGCGGGCTTTGCTTCGAAATGTGTAATTTTTCGATATTTCGGAATAAACTCAGAAAGAACCTTTTCAAATAGTTCTGCGGTTAACCATTTTGGATTTTCGAAACTTATAACCGGCTTTGTTTCCGAAGATCCATTCTGATTTTGATCGATGTTTGATGACATGCTAAATTCAGttaattctttatgttttcgaaCAGCGTTTATGCTGCTCAGAGGTTTGCTAACGACTATTTGTACATTAGCCATTCGAATGCCTCACTATTTGTACTGGAATGGTACGAATGTCTCTCTCGTTTTAAGCAGCGAGTCTCATCAAACAATTTAATCATTAAGTGCAACTAAACATTGGCATTGAAAGCTGAGAGGTGAGAAGCTTTAATATATAAGTGTagaacatacaaattaaaaataattgtgaaatGTTATCCACGAAGTTTATTTTCACAACCAACACAATGTAGTTCACTGTAAGAAATTATCTAATATAAAGTGCCTAAGATAAGGGTAGTACTTATAAACAATTGCGCTCAGATTTTTTATGTACTGCTACTTAATAATtacttacgtacatatgtacgtacgattatataatttaaatatgtatgtacgtatagtCTGAAGATGTCCTCATTCCCTCTCTCGCTTGAACACATACCCTTGGAGTTCGAGTTAGTTTAATGCAGATACATGACTAATGCATAgtaatttgtatgcatttatatgtatatgctttagtatgaagtaatatttttctatatttatgctATGTACATAAACATATGCTACGCGTATTgattaaattcggtatataagaATATTATTTACTGATACCAAAGAAGTTGCTAAAGATAAGCGATCTGACTATTATCTTTGTATCTGCAGattgttgtaaaattcaaaCCGAAGTGTGTAtgagttaaatttttaagagTGATGAcgacaaacaaaataattatcttACACTAGTGCCTCTCTCCATATTGATATCAATAATTGTTTCACTCAGCGGGGTGTTATTAAACGGAACCATGATTAGAATGAATCACTTGTGTGATGATACATCTCCATATTATCAGCTTAAGtaccaatatacatacatatctatttggTTTTTCTTTGACTAAACACTGAACACTGATTTTATATATAGACTATATcgaattttactaaattttttaccCACActtcttctttaataaattagaTTTCTTTGTCatctaatttacatatttaatttttattttgcgacGTACCATAGCTATAAGAAGATCGTTTGTGTACTTTACCGTAGTTTATCGCAACTTTCCTTGATTCTATTTCATAAAGCAGTTTTTAAGATGACTCAATGATGAGTCTTCTGTATTAACAATTTCGTCGACTAACAAAACGTCGTCTGAATGTAGGCTTCGCTGATATTCATTAAAAATCTTTATCAAAGGCGATACCGTCTATATGGGAATATTGTCTTCGGCATCGAACTTAAATTCCTACTAAATACAACCAAAAATATGTAAGAGCTCaatttttgtaatgaattttcgGAGCTTATGTCATCGAATGCCCCACAATGTCGGTTACGGAGTATCAGATAATGTTACGTGACATTTTTGTGCACCATTTGATTAAAAATGTAAGTCATACATACCTCGGTCGTTGTGACTTAAAAAGAAATTCCATAGGTTGCGGATTCTAATCTCGCTACATTTATTATTGccaatatatgttttataattttagatCAATATCCAAACTGATTAGCTCAACGTGGCAAATAGCAAACAGATATTGTAATAGCTACATTTAATAGTCAGACTTTTTCTTTGAATACATGCACACCTTACCTGTGCCactatttattttaactgtgaACTTCTGACGTGTTGACGTTTGTAAAATTTCGTCAGGGTAGTTACCTGTGTCCGCCACTGTTCGTTTTGCCACCTACTAAGTAGTAGCTTGTATACGAATAAGCCCAGATCTTAGATGTGcgaaataatgtatgtatgtatgtatgcatttacacGTATCAACTGAGAGTTACCGGGTAACTGCTTTGTATAGGAACTTCATTGTTAAAGGAACaactacaaataataataagaacacatttttttaaatatcacaaTATTTTTGATAAGTTTGTAATGATATCTTATGTACATGTATGCTCACAAAATATGCTGTTATAGTATATTACACTTTAATTTAgattttgcatataaaattcAGCACTCCAAAACGCCACGGTTTTGTAGCCATGGTATTATAATTTCAGCGTGTTTTCGAAATCTCTGATTTGAAAATAACTGCCGTTTGAACTCATCTCCAGCTTCACTCTCACCAATTAAGCTCTCGAGATTAGCTTTATCAGAGGGATCCAAAAGTACGGCAGCCATAACACCCGTCATAGTCACATAAGCTGCAATTACGTAATAAAAGCAGAATAACCATTTTAAATTCTTATATTAATTAATCGTGCTTTTAAGTGTACGAATTTACTAACCCCAAATATTGTATTCGTGTAACATAATGTGAATATCCTTCAAATTTGGTATTTTCCGTGGATATTTCAACAGAACAAGATTTTCCACCAAATTATCATGgtagaattttataaaataatcgaaatgTTTCAACTTCAAGTCGATGTGCGTAGAAGACAAGATCATGTAATACAAATCCTGAGCTGGCGATCCATACTTTGGTATCTGATAATCCACGAAATATGTTTCTTTGATTTTACCGTCGGCATCGTGTTGAAACATGACATTGTTGGACCAGCAGTCCCCGTgatttaaaacattaaacgcGTTTGGATCGAATTTTCCGGCTTGAAAAAACGTATCAAAATAGATGCCATCGAACTGCTtctgtttatgtacatatgtgtcagatatatataattaaatagttttaaaaatctcaaaatcagaGTACAAACCAATTGTTGAATATATCCCACATTATCTTTAAACGAATTGGCACATTGTAGGAAtatgttgtttaatttttcatatatttgcttCATCAGTACAAAGTGTTCGTCTGAAAAGAAGCCGACCATCAAACCATCTGGATAGGAACCCTTGAGCTGTACGCGAGTGGCCGAAGCGGCATGCCACTGAGCAAGTTTACGAAGTACGCTCTTTGTATGTTCCATATCAAGCCCTTCTAACCGATTTACGTTCTTAAAACTACGTTGGCCTAAATCTTCCAACATTACGACACCAAATTCTGATGGAGTTTGAATGTCATAATACTTTGCGCTAAATTTCACTTCGACGCCTGCATCGCGATACATCTGTTCCATTTCGGGCACCACTAAACGGTACATGGAGGACTCAATGTCAAAGACGTTGTGTTTCTCCATTATGTTTCGCATAGAAGCAATTGGTGTTTTCATCACATAAGATAGTCTGTTCACCTCGCCAGCTTTTCGGTAATGCAATCATTAACATTTAGGTACATTCGGATTAAAAAtcaatcattaaattttaatatctaaaGTTTTAGAAACTTACAATGAGTGCTGATTTCAATATCGATGTGCAACATCATTGTGGCGTAATTTTCGCCAGGCGCTACTGCAGGTTTCACTTTGAAATTCCGAATTTCGTGGAACTCTGGCACGTTTTGCTTCAATATGTGTACGAAGAGATCGGCGTTTATCCAAACGGGTATTAAAGACTCAATACTATTCTTAGTATCACCAGGACTGGCGGCTTCGTCACTGGTCGGAGAttcatttctttgatttttggcTTCAAACGACATCTTctaacttaaattttttaagagttGTTTCATTCGTGATAGTCAACATCTAACTAATCAACTTTGAGCAACGGACAAAAATGCTAAGCTTTTAAAGATATTGTTTGTTTAAGTATGAAAagcttataaaatattgttcaagAGATAAAAGCTCATTACTTCTTCAGGTTAAATGCAATGTAATAGTAAGAGATAAAAGTTAAGAGAAACCCAGATTGGCCATATCATCAAccgttattttttcaaagagtcaaataaacatttattaataaaaaaattttagttcagATGAGTTATAATAAttgtcgaaaataaaaataaaaaaattactttcctCATTCGTATTTTCCATGGTTTGGTTTTATTCGATAAAAATGTAGTTATTTTCAATGGcattattgtaattatatataactaaattatagttttttgaaCTAAATACTTATAAAGtggttttaaattaaattatgacaCGATATGAATATAACTCGTCGTTGTTCTATTAAATTGATTcaaatttttaagaattctaTTAAACATATTCGATTGAAAATGACCTTCAGAATCACATTTATTATAGTAGACTTAAGTTAAAAGCTTTGAATGTTCGGTTTCACTTAAACTAGTCAGCGCTCGTTATTTACTTTGGAAAAAATTTGTTAaccgaaatattaaattttcgcatttatatcaagaaaagaaatattttaatagtgtACTCGAAgctttattatgtatttatgattATATAAACTTGAGcttctatatttatattatactattCTTTTAatcaaattgtatgtatgtaattggcgtaggaaccgtttattgtattctaaaaaaatacgtacttatgtaaaataaaaataaaatacgtaGAATATGTTTATCATTGTGAGATCTGTGTCATGTAATGCATGTAATTCTTCTCAATTAGCCAAGGCAAAATCTCTTTCACTTGTTGCACATATTTGGGATTAAAAAACATGCGTTTTTTAAAAGATTTTCCttctttgttattgttcatAAACGTTTCAATGTTGGAATTTTCATGGGAATCTAGTAATGCCACTGCAAGCACCCGCTGAGCACAAACAAaggctataaatttttaaaaaatattcataagtaattaaaacaattttatatttgcaaCATACCCCACAAACCATATTTCTCTAGTTGAGAATTTATTTGCTCAATAGTAGGCATTGGTTTCGTGTAATTCAATATCGTCAAGTTTCTGATCAGTTCAGTATGATAGAAACTTATGAATTTGTCAAAGTTTCTCAATTTAATATTCCATTGTGGCGAAGTCAGCAAAAAGCAAAACACATCCATTGCGAAACATCCATACTTGGGTAGCTGGAAATCAATAAAAAGCACTTCCTGGACTGTCACGCCGTCGTCCTCACTATGTCGAAACATGATGTTATTTATCCAGAAGTCGCCGTGGTTGAGAACATTGAAGGCTTGTCTATCGATGCTgccaaatttggtatataactcATTCATGTTTTTCATATAACTCAACTAGAAAGacggaacaaaaaaatatacattttagttttttagatACTTCtcaattttactatttatatacaaatacagtaACTCCTGCTTTATTAAATTATCATTTCTTCTACTATCTTTAGTGAGCAAGAGCAATAAATTAAGTgtaattgatattttaaaaatctttaacTCCACTATCAGTTTTTAAGGCTGAACTAATGACAACGAAACGGGAATGATAGGCATTCTCAAATTACATgcataaaatgcaattaatatttaaaattaaacttacatagaaaaattaaatatgtatatatgtatatgcatatatatattgtcgaatttataatttttcactgTGAAAGACTCTCTGACTTACTATGATCTCCTTCTCTTGGGTCAGCAAGTCATAACTCTCCAAACAGTCGGCAAATGGCTCATTGAATGCAGCatttatatttgcaattaatgTCAAATTCTGCTGGGAGAAATAACTGTTTACGTACTCTTCTGGGTAATCGCCTCTTGTTTCAACTCTCTTAGCTGAGGCAGCATGCCACTGCGCCAGCTTTGCAAGCACAGCATTAGTATGCTCTACGTTGAGTCCTTCACGCCGCCGCGCAATTTCAAATCCCCTTGCCTGTAGATCTTCCAGAAGAATATAATCGCAGGTTAATTCGTGAGTAAAATGATATTGTTTTGGTTTGAAATGTAGTTTGTTATcgcaatttgcatatatttgctCCAACTCTGGCACAATGTTATTATACATATCCACTTCGGTTACAAATAATTCGTGGAAGTCATCTGTTGAGGACGACGCTTCGTTACTTTCGTTCTCGTCATTCTCATTAATCTTATTGGGAATTTTTAATATGAGTTGCACCCGCTGAATGCTTTTATctgcaacaaaaacatataaacgTAAATCAAAATATACTTTCATGTATAAAGATTAATGTTTGAAATACATACTGGTATTAGAAAAACACAACTAACCTTTTAGCCTTATACCGGCACTGATCCTTATAATCGTTGTAATATAGTTTTCGCCGTCATCAAGAAGTCGAACTGCAGAAAAGTTTAAAAGATcatcaaaattagaaaaattctcACGCAAGAATGATTTGAATTGCTCGCATGTTACTAATGCGGTGTTTTGGTTCATCGTTGCTCACATTCAAGTTTCTATTCCGTATCGACGAATGCGCATACCACACTGACGGATCGCTTTGAAAAACTGTTCAATAAGTACTGCCTGCTTATcgtcatatttacatacacatctaAATGCAAGTTGTCGCCCTGTCCCAGAGCAGAGAacataaaatgaatatatatttatgttctcTTATAAGTGTGCTCTTGGCAAGTGTGTGTTAGTGACCATGGGTGTGTGTACGTatagtgctgaacacaaagacgacgacacgacacgacttagcgacggctgatcacaaatgtcgctttgaagccagcgtcttgaacattttgaagacggcagcgacatatcaaacagcaatttcattgttgccgtattaaaatctttcacttcaataaaatttacatatttaggttaaagtgaaattatttgtgcaaaaaatgtaaaaatggtcgatttatttgttttaaataatcgattgttattataaatgatatatcaaagttattttaggtttctgctggcaaaataacgtcatacttattagaactttgaataattttacatttcacttattagtggcagctctacagcggccatggtcgtcggcaaaattagaaacatttctaatttggggacagcgaagacttcaacccttttgtcgtgaagtcgtgctgttgtcaaaaaatctgtgcccataagaacgcgtgtattttaatatttgacagatgtcgctcgtcgcttgtcgtcttctatgtgttcagcacttataTGATCACATAATCTCTTTTAACACATGCTAAGAGTTTGCCCATGCCTGGTCTTTGCCCATCCTGATCATAGCTTTTATCTTTACGAACTTTATTCTCATACCTAACACATAATTCTCTTAATAATTTAGCAGCAGTTTGGTGTTTGCCAATAGGAAAAAACGCTAAGCGCAAATAAACgactattttacaaaaatttagatGTGGCGAAACCTAGAAAATTAAGTACACttccacattttattttttaaatacaatcaaacaactagacaaaacaaaatattagagtttttgtttaatttctgcTTGAATGTTTACTCtctgtttgtatatttctatttcGCTTGCGACGGGTTGTCAGAAAAGGAAAATCGAGAAGAATATAATTTGAAGGACTGTTATTCCTCGAGGAAACCCCTATTTTCCATCCAAGGCAAAATCACAGCAATTTCCTTAGCATATCGTGGATTCGCATAAGCTTCATTGATAAACTGCGTATTTAACTCATGGTTACGTATTAGTTTCTCATTTATGTGGAACTCGC
This genomic interval carries:
- the LOC105208409 gene encoding uncharacterized protein LOC105208409 yields the protein MSFEAKNQRNESPTSDEAASPGDTKNSIESLIPVWINADLFVHILKQNVPEFHEIRNFKVKPAVAPGENYATMMLHIDIEISTHSGEVNRLSYVMKTPIASMRNIMEKHNVFDIESSMYRLVVPEMEQMYRDAGVEVKFSAKYYDIQTPSEFGVVMLEDLGQRSFKNVNRLEGLDMEHTKSVLRKLAQWHAASATRVQLKGSYPDGLMVGFFSDEHFVLMKQIYEKLNNIFLQCANSFKDNVGYIQQLKQFDGIYFDTFFQAGKFDPNAFNVLNHGDCWSNNVMFQHDADGKIKETYFVDYQIPKYGSPAQDLYYMILSSTHIDLKLKHFDYFIKFYHDNLVENLVLLKYPRKIPNLKDIHIMLHEYNIWAYVTMTGVMAAVLLDPSDKANLESLIGESEAGDEFKRQLFSNQRFRKHAEIIIPWLQNRGVLECGIRMANVQIVVSKPLSSINAVRKHKELTEFSMSSNIDQNQNGSSETKPVISFENPKWLTAELFEKVLSEFIPKYRKITHFEAKPALAAGENYATVMLRIHIDVELSDASKESISLMMKLPQENEILKDMMRKHNIFEIEYRMYHEVLPEFNKMYLDVGVNAMFSANCYNIETPSEFGVILLEDLRPLGYKNANRLEGLNLEHTKAVLERLAQWHAVSATRVETKGIFPEIFIGGMFSESQRETMHNFCASIKPTFLSSIKTIEGSENYMDDLVNVLNNITDLLFTTSKYDPNEFNVLNHGDCWSNNIMFKYDAEGKIVDTILIDYQMVNYGSPAKDLLYFLLSSTSYELKIEQFNYLIKFYHENLVKNLTLLKYPKKLPTLKEIHCSIIKYGIWGLSTVFGVMAAALLEPNKDANIDSFISDSDDGDRFRTLMFFNPRYRKHLEIVMPWMSNLGVFEV
- the LOC105208408 gene encoding uncharacterized protein LOC105208408, with translation MNQNTALVTCEQFKSFLRENFSNFDDLLNFSAVRLLDDGENYITTIIRISAGIRLKDKSIQRVQLILKIPNKINENDENESNEASSSTDDFHELFVTEVDMYNNIVPELEQIYANCDNKLHFKPKQYHFTHELTCDYILLEDLQARGFEIARRREGLNVEHTNAVLAKLAQWHAASAKRVETRGDYPEEYVNSYFSQQNLTLIANINAAFNEPFADCLESYDLLTQEKEIILSYMKNMNELYTKFGSIDRQAFNVLNHGDFWINNIMFRHSEDDGVTVQEVLFIDFQLPKYGCFAMDVFCFLLTSPQWNIKLRNFDKFISFYHTELIRNLTILNYTKPMPTIEQINSQLEKYGLWAFVCAQRVLAVALLDSHENSNIETFMNNNKEGKSFKKRMFFNPKYVQQVKEILPWLIEKNYMHYMTQISQ